DNA sequence from the Nicotiana tomentosiformis chromosome 3, ASM39032v3, whole genome shotgun sequence genome:
gattcactacacattggttggtggtattgatccctCGATAAAAAGTTTATTGAACCATGTTCTCTGTCATATTATTGTTAGGGCACTATTTCACCATTTTcctatatctttcccatatctcgtgtagtggttcattaggctcttgcttgaatgctagaatttcatcccgaagaatagccatgtgcccaggagagaagtactttgaaataaatttctccgcaagttcatcccaagtatgcatggaatgatttggcaaacgtttCAACTAATCTAAAGCTTTTCTACGTAGATATAAAggaaaaatccttagcctcaaagcatcctcgaagatatttgtttgtttgcttcCCCAACACGTATCAAGGAACCCCTTCAAATTTTTATATGCATTTCGACCCCGTGCACCCTTAATGTTGCGCCCTGAATCAATCAAAAAGCTTATTGATTTGATTCATCCCATTTCATTTATTTGGGCCGGTTCGAATCCCTCTCTTTTCGTTGATGActtgattttgttttttttttaaattttgaaatcCCTTGTTCTTATTCTTAGTTAAATGTGTGGAATAGACCAAATcataagaaaattttaaaattaagcaAGGAAAAcccctttttattttattcttcacgTCCAGGATTACATCCGGGATCATTTGATAGGAATCCAAAGATgaagagagaaaagaaaaaatatcaCTATTGTGTAAACGAATAGTTTGAGAGTCAGCATTACACAATCTCCAAGatgatttttttgaaaaataaaaaagaatagaTCATCCATTTTTCTACCGCGACCTTGGATTGCTGTTGCATATTCAGCTCCTGTTGCAGCTGCTACCGCAGTTTTCTTGATCTACCCACTCGGTCAAGGAAGTTTTTCTGATGGTATGCCTCTAGGAATCTCTGGTACTTTCAATTTCATGATTGTATTCCAGCgagttcggggggggggggggcaagtTTTAGCTTTCGAGCGAGATAACTCATCAACGATTGGTGAAGGATTGACCACTCAGCTATCCAAGTTACGTAAAAGACACATTTTGAAGCTTTTCCCTGCCACATGAGGGCACACTTTGAGTCCCAAACTTTCTGTCTAAAGCAAATGCTGGAAGTCCAAGATGGTATCGTTAGCTCATATACGCCACAAGCGGGCTTGGATGAGGAGGTTAAAAGGCGCTTCTGGGAGGGGTTGGATGAGATAGTGCTTAGTATTCTGCCTGCATAGAGGTTATTTATCAGAGTGGATTTCAATGATCATATTGGGTCGACTACTGGTGGCTATGGtgaggtgcatggaggcttcgaCTTTGGGGataggaacggaggaggtacttCGTTGTTGGATTTTGCTAAGGTATTTGAgatggtgattgcgaactctagcttCTCGAAGAGGGAGGAGTATTTGGTCACTTTCCAAAGTGCGGTGgcgaagactcagattgattatcttCTTCTCAGGAGGTATGatagagggttgtgcaaggattgcaaggttatCCCGGGTGAGTCACTCGCGACgcaacataggctcttggtgatggacgttagTATCATGATTAAGAGTAATAAGAGGTCTGTACGAGGACGACCGAGGATTAGGTGGGGAGCCTTGACTATAGATAAAGCTCAGGAGTTGGAGGGGAGGTTATCGGTTATTGGAGCCTGGAGGAGTGGCGGGGACGCAAGAGCTATGTGGACGATGACGGCGAGGcagcgagagaggtgttaggggtcttgAAGGGTTTCTTTGGCGGGCATAAAGGTGACTGGTAGTGGAATGAAGTGGTTCAAGAAAAAGTGTAAGCGAAAAAGGCGGTGTACCTAAAGTTAGTAGTAGCACATGCGAGGAGGAAATGGGAGCGAACATGGAGAGGTATAATGTAGCTAGGAAGGAGGCAAAGCTGGcagtcacagaggctaagactgcagcGTTTGGTCATCTATACGAGGAACTGGGGAACAAAGGcagagaaaagaagttattccggctggccaaggcTAGAGAGAGGATGACTCAAGATCTGGACCAAGTGAGGCGCATCAAAGACGAGGATGGTAGAGTTTTGATGGAAGAGGCTCAGATTAAGCGGATATGGCAGacatactttcataaacttctgaatgaataGGGGGACCAGGATATTACGCTAGGTGAATTGGGGCATTCTGAGGGTCACCGAGACTTTGGGTACTGTAGGCACATTAAGGTTGAGGAGGTAgtgggggctatgcgtaagatgagtaagGGAAGAGCTACCGTGCCAGACAAAATTCCGGTAGAATTCTGGAAGTATATGGGTAGAGCAAGCTTGGAGTGGCTGACGGGGctatttagtattatttttaggacgaagaagatgccGGATGAGTgaaggtggagtacggtggtaccATTGTACAAGAACAAATGTGATATCCAGAGTTGCAACAACtaggggtatcaagttactaagccatactatgaaaatgtgggagagggtggtggaagtgATGGTGAGGAAAACGGTGTCTATATCCGACAACCAATTCGGGTTCATGCCGGTTCGTTCGACTACGGAAGCGatccaccttattaggaggtttGTTGAACAGTATAGGGACAaaaagaaggatctgcacatggtatttattgacctagagaaagcatatgacaaggtcCCTAATGAGGTTCTTCGGatatgcctggaggcaaaaggtgtgtcggttgcCTACGTtaggagctaagactcgggttaggaatGTGGGAGGCGACTCGAAGCACTTCCCGGTTATTATGGGTTTACACCAAGGATCTATGCTCAGCCGGTTCTTATTTGCTCTGGTAATGGACGCACTGACACGACaaatccaaggggaggtgccatggtgtatattGTTTGTTGATGATATAGTTATGATTGATGAGATGCGACGCGGCATTCACgggaggctggaggtttggagacaggcccttgagcctaagggtttcaagttgagcaggactaagacagAATACCTGGAGTGCAAATTCGGTATTGAGTCGAGAGAAGCAGGCTTGGAcgttgatgtcgcccaaactcacaccacaaatataggtagtgaggcggtcgaagcaataataaaacccaacgcaagtcggggtcgaatccgcATGGAGATAGaaatgggattaggtatatatttagtgtaattgtacaatatgccttagattacacttccacattcttgtttgttgtttctacttctactttaaactattgattgcaattataaaactagaagacactatttttttattttagttgttttccaaatgataaaagatctaggatcgtgacttccacctaggtggttacctaatgggttgaatACTCTAGGACAAGCCTGTTTGGTCGGGGTTGtgatatagcaatcacacgcaatcACCCACTCTATATCTCTCAGTAGTTTGAGTGGTTTTGCCGAATTTGGCTTTCTTAAGCCCCAagtgggtattgcacaaaacaagtgataaatgctcaagtcgggtcttactatctctagattcaatcctttaattggggctatcaatttcttgagttcaccccaattttttGTTAGCTAAGTTTTTCTAGAcctagtctctctttctcaagtagagaccaagtcaatttggcatgaatcaatgtttgcaaccattaattcttaaattcaagcaagaactaggataaatatcactaacccaatcacaaacaagtcctaaaacaaacACCCAtaaagtacccacactagggttggaccacaaccctagctagaaatttagctactcatgaaaaatgaagaaatacaagaagaaattaagatagaatgcataataattgattgggggaaaaaatctaatgtttagaagctaatctagtacaatattactcagagcagtaaagaaaaatggctcaggtgctctcccaaaataaaacttaccctaaaaatgacaaaacgttctatttatactaagctgacaatatctgacaaaaatgctcctgcggaggttgtgcggccgcataattatgtgTGCGTTCCGCACAACAAGACTTGGCTTGACAGGTTCcagttctgcggctgcagaattcTGGATTACGGCTGCACTCCTTCAACTACTGTGAACCGCACATTTgtgagtgcggccacactctTGATTCTGACACTCCTTGATCTTAGGCTCTGCATGTGTGAGACTTCTGCGGATAACATAAAAATGAGTGCGACCGCGCTcttaattatgcggccgcataaaaatGGTGCGGTCTGTATTTCTTTTTTAACTTGAAATCCCATCTCTCTGATCTTTGTCTTCTGCGAACCACACAATATTGAGTGCAGCCACACATAACATTCTGCGGGCGTACAattatggtgcggtccgcactccttcaaCTTGCCCAAAACcaactctctgaatctcctcttatggagccgcacaatatttgtgcagTCCGCATACTATGAAGAAGAATTGACATGGCTCTTTCCTTGTTTTGCAGTCgtacacagtattgtgcggtccgcactatgggccttttgccttgttttggttcttATCCACTTTTGATTCCTTTATAAGTTGATTTTGACTCATTTGGCTCGTTTCCCAATGTTCCTGTacaaaagcacatttcattagttttcgggattacctttaagcatttttgagctaaaatgcaagtaaaagagagcaaataagcggtcaaaatccctacttatcaactcccccaaacttaagcttttgcttgtcctcaagcaattaaggcaattctCACCTCTACTAAAAAAAGGGATATTTCAGCTGGCTTAAGacgaatcaatcacacatcaattgggaccaacaattacccataacacatatgaattatcaacaacacaatgatttgactttttgagtaccatagttctaatgCGACACTAGAGTATCAAGAGTTGACTcgattcatcaaggaagctcgctctttcacgtATGTCAttttggatcccaaactcctcctcctccacTCTCTATTAGCAAATCTCACTTCAGGGATTGTAAAAAATGCGTTCAtgtctctcaaaagaatgtcacaagtccggctctaagtaccataagcttgtccCTCacgtaaatcaccactaatgtaagctcactcaacctgAAATCATGAAAGGCTTTtgtgggatgtaatgaaggcttttggaccaaGGTAGGACTTGTTTGAATataatggtttcatctttcctcaagcactccattttctcttttcggctcatactttttcgactctttgagtcattttatttttcctcgagggaactagagagacgtaacgtcactctttcttgatcatgacattcatttttctccttttctgtttactccatgcctttcatccttgcttttctttgaatcccttcaactatTTACtctattcactttctttttggcatttttttttattctttctttcttttctttgccttcccttttcttcctttctttctcttctttataCCTTTTTTTtatcactttcaaactcctcgtctctcccccaaacttatgtttttgccaattgtttctcaagaatgctaaggaaagattgggtgccaagagagggtcattacaaaacggATAAAGGCATGTAACATGGTTATTGAAAGAAagaaggcttaggctcaaatAGGTTGACCAGGGATATCACATCagtaggctatggaagatttcaaacttcaaatccgatcaaggagagcctacaatcatttctcaagccaagctacacttagaatttcgcctagaaaaatattcggggcaagttctagactattagcacgggtacttggacctgcaattcaatacctccccTTTCATGCTGCTGGATTGATAAAGAGACCgaagtcgagggcccacaataaccctagttaagattgagaatcacaaatggctcgactgaaccactTGATGACTGTTTAAGTCAACACAATTGTCAAAAGATCAAAATTAGAGCTATTTTACGCCAGCAactttatttttaaccataaagTTGGAGGTAAatatgttggtaccaagtgaagcatgcttgagacccttttattcattactactatatttacctaaacataaaagaaaacggactcaatcccttaagaaggttgtcatgccatccatcgttgggaagagccacccggttcacacaaaatccacctttggaaagaaccgtggcattaagaaaaccaaaggcttattgttcactcaAACGTAAAACGTTatactaaaataaaaaaaaattactaaaataaataagaagttatactactaagaaaaataaactaaagaagctaaactacggaaagtaaggCAAACGAATATACAAATCGAGGGGAAAATGAATATAAACATCAAGGGAAaggggagaatatatacataacaaaagagaaaataaagataaaataaaaatagtataAGAGTTATTACAGACCAAATGTCAATGTCAAATTAATCATAATAGACCACTCCCCCctaccccccgaataaaaatgagaattgtccccaatgcttatcaaaaataagaacaagaaggggtagagagttaagagaactccTTATGTGGTCTAAGTTTGCATGGCATCCTCAGCACCCTCGGTCTCCTCTAGATGTATCTCATTATCACCTGGCTGAGGGACAAcagggttgctgagcatctggatCATCTCCTCATAGGTGTGGGCAGTCGCAACCGACTCCTCAGACTGGCCGACTGCTATATGTGATGCCTCTGGTACTGCTGGTGCTGAAGGTGCTCCCTCTATAAGTAGGTCCAGTGGTAGATCTCCGGCTGATGCAAGCTTGGTAACTGATGTTGTCAACTTATCCACCGACTTCTTCGAAGATCGAGACTTCCgcattttctttacctgcttgcccAAATCCTCAATGAAATCCCCATGTGCCACCAGAGtctccataatggtcttctggttttccagaatcttcttcaatgtctcctccactgacggaggtacCTGTGGTGCAGCCTGGGCAGAAAACTATGCTGCAAcagcactggatatgtcagacagctttgaagtagctgcctgcatccagttgttgagactcgccaatctatgggagactcgcagcgcagtcaGTAGA
Encoded proteins:
- the LOC138908526 gene encoding uncharacterized protein, which codes for MLEVQDGIVSSYTPQAGLDEEVKRRFWEGVDFNDHIGSTTGGYGEVHGGFDFGDRNGGGTSLLDFAKVFEMVIANSSFSKREEYLVTFQSAVAKTQIDYLLLRRYDRGLCKDCKVIPGESLATQHRLLVMDVSIMIKSNKRSVRGRPRIRWGALTIDKAQELEGRLSVIGAWRSGGDARAMWTMTARQRERC